One Ilumatobacter coccineus YM16-304 genomic window, GCTCAGACGTCGAGGAAGCGGCTAGCGGCGATACCGGAGCCGATCGCACCGGCGAGCGCACCGATGGCCAGCATGATCAACATGACCTGCTTGTCGTAGCCGTCGGTGATGACGAGGGCGGCGAATCCGCTGTTCTCCGGGAACGCTTCGACGCCGCTGGTCCACTGCGAGTTCCAGATCCAGAGCCCACCGCTCGCGAGCGCACCACCGATCACCCCGTGGAGCAGCCCTTCGAGCATGAACGGAATCCGGATGAACCAGTCGGTCGCGCCGACGAGTTTCATCACCTCGATCTCGCGACGGCGCGCGAAGATCGCCGTGCGGATCGTGTTCCAGATCAGCAGGACTGCAGCGAGCAGCAGGAACCCCGAGAGCAACAGCAGTCGGAACCCGAAGAAGCCTTGGAGCTGGCTGATCAGCGTGATCTGGTCTTCGGCGAACGCGACCTCACGCACACCCGGGCCGGTGCTGAACGCCTCCGACACGAGGCGCAGCAGTTCGACCTCGGTCCCGTCGGTCGGCACCGCCTTGAACTGCGTCGGGATGTTGTCGAGCGTCAGCAGGTCGAGGATGCCGGGCTCCCCTGCGAGCACGCGCTGCGCTTCGTCGAGCGAACACTGGGCATTGCAGTACTCGTACGACTCGATGAACTCGGCGTTGGCCGTGAGGTTGGTCTCGATGAACGCGAGCTGGTCGTCGGTGACCCCCGGCTGCATGAACACGATCATCTCGACGCCGCCCTCCCACCGCTGCAGCAGGTTGTCGAACCCGTGCTGGCTGAGGAACGTGAGTCCCACGCCGAGCAGCGAGATCGCGGCGGTGATGATCGACGCGATCGTCAGCGTCGCATTGCGGCGAAAGCTGTCGAACGTTTCACGGAAGATGTATCGGAGGCGAGAAAGCATGGGTTCAGATCACTCGTAGACGCCGCGAGCCTGGTCACGCACGATGATGCCGCGATCGAGCTGGATGACGCGCTTGCGCATCGTGTTGACGATGCGTTGGTCGTGTGTGGCCATCACCACGGTGGTGCCGGTCTTGTTGATCCGGTCGAGCAGTCGCATGATGCCTTCACCGGTGGCCGGGTCGAGGTTGCCGGTCGGCTCGTCGGCGAGGAGGATCAGGGGCCGGTTGACGAACGCGCGAGCGATCGACACACGCTGCTGCTCACCACCCGAGAGTTGGTTCGGAAGTCGCTCTTCCTTGCCTGCGAGGCCGACGAGGTCGAGCACGGCGGGCACCTGCTGCTTGATGACGTGCTTCGGCCGACCGATCACCTCCTGAGCGAAGGCGACGTTCTCGAACACGTTCTTCTCGAGCAGGAGCTTGTAGTCCTGGAAGATGTTGCCGATGTTTCGTCGCAGCAGCGGCACGCGGCCGCCGGGCAGGTCGACGATGTTGCGGCCCGCCACCCAGACCGCCCCACGTTCGGGACGCTCCTGACGGTTGAGCATCCGCAGCAGTGTGCTCTTGCCGGAACCCGAGGGGCCGACGAGGAACACGAACTCTCCCTTGGCGACATCGAAGCTGGCGTCTTTCAACGCGATGACATCGGAGGAGTAGCTCTTGGTGACGTTTTCGAGTCGAATCATGGTGAAGTCCGCCCCATTGCCGAGGCTGGAAAACAGTACCGCTCAGCGGTCACCCAAACGTGGCACCCCGACGTGACGCGTGTTACCGGCGCCGGAGCATGGTGACCGGCCGAGGGCGACGACACTCAGTCTTCGTCGTCGGCGTGGGCCCGCTTGTTCTGCAGGAACCCTTCGATGAACTGGTCGATGTCTCCGTCGAACACGGCGCTCACGTTGGCGGTCTCGATCTCGGTGCGCAGGTCTTTGACCATCTGGTACGGCTGCATCACGTACGACCGGATCTGACTGCCCCAACCGACCTGCGCCTGCTTCCCGGCGATCGCGTCGAGTTCGGCCTGACGGTCTTCCTCCGCCTTGGCAGCGATCATCGACTTGAGTCGACCCATCGCCCGCTCACGGTTCTGGAGTTGGCTGCGTTCTTCCTGCGAGCTCGCTACGAGACCGGTCGGATGGTGGATGTAGCGCACCGCCGACGAGGTCTTGTTGATGTGCTGACCACCGGCTCCCGACGCGCGAAACACCTGCATCTCGATGTCGGATTCGTCGATCTCGACGTCGACGTCTTCGAGCAGCGGCCACACCTGCACCGCCGCGAACGAGGTCTGGCGGCGGCCCTGGTTGTCGAACGGGCTGATGCGCACGAGGCGGTGCGTGCCGCGCTCGGCCGACATGAGCCCGTAGGCGTAGCGGCCCTGGATCGTGACCTCGGCCGACATGATGCCGGCTTCCTGGCCTTCGCTCACACCGTTGAGGCTGATCGTGAACCCGCGCCGCTCGCACCACTTCTCGTACATGCGCAGCAACATCTCGGAGAAGTCCTGTGCGTCGACGCCACCGTCTTTGGCGTTGATCTGGACGATGCAGTCGGCGTCGTCGTGTTCGCCGGTGAAGAGACTGCGCAGCTCGAGCGAGTCGAGCTTGTCGCTGACCGCCTTGATCGAGTTCTCGATCTCGGGTTCTTGCGACTCGTCGTCCTCTTCCCGGGCGAGTTCGTGCAGCACTTCGACATCCTGGATCTGCGTCGCAAGCGAGTCGAAGGTCTCGAGGTCGTCTTTGAGGTTGGCGTATTCGCCGTTGAGCTTCTTGGCTCGGTTCTGGTCGTCCCAGAGCGCAGGGTCGGCGATCTCGGCTTCGAGCACGGCGAACCGTTCGCGGTTGTCGGCGATCGACAGGTACGACTCGGCTTCGTCGAGCCGACGTTGCACGTCGCGGATGTCTGCTGTGAAGTCACGCATAGGGGCGTGTCGAGGTTACCGGCGCCCCTCACCCCGCAGGGTTTTGCCCCGCGAAACCGTCACAAATGACCGATCCCCGGGGCAAAACGATCCGGCACCCGGGCGAGCCTGGTTTTGCCCCGCGAAACCGTCACCGATGACGGATCTGCGGGGCAAAACAGGGTGGGTCAGGATTCGCCGTGGCAGTTCTTGAACTTCTTGCCGCTGCCACACGGGCACGGCGCGTTGCGCGGGGTCTTGTCGAAGGCGTCTTTGACGACCGTCTCCTGCTTCGTCGACTGCGCCGGCGGTGCCGCCTCGGGCGGGAGTTCGCCGCTCGCCACCGATGCGCTGGCCGCCGACGCGAACCCGTTGCGCTCGACGTCGTCGGAGCTGCTGGTCTGCAGGTTCGACACGACCGGACCGTCGGCCGCGTCGATCACACCGTCTTTGTTGGTGTCGGCCGGATCGTCGATGACGGCCTTCTGCCCGTCGGACGACGTGGGCTGGCCGGCCGCGTTCTGGACCACCTGCACGTGCATCACGTACTTCACGAAGTCCTGCGCGATGCCGGTCATCATGCCGCCGAACATCTCGAAGCCCTCGCGCTGCCACTCGACGAGCGGATCCTTCTGACCCATGGCCCGCAGGTTGATACCGCTCTGCAGGTAGTCCATCTCTTCGAGATGCTCGCGCCAGCGCTGATCGATGATGCGCAG contains:
- a CDS encoding cell division protein FtsX; translation: MLSRLRYIFRETFDSFRRNATLTIASIITAAISLLGVGLTFLSQHGFDNLLQRWEGGVEMIVFMQPGVTDDQLAFIETNLTANAEFIESYEYCNAQCSLDEAQRVLAGEPGILDLLTLDNIPTQFKAVPTDGTEVELLRLVSEAFSTGPGVREVAFAEDQITLISQLQGFFGFRLLLLSGFLLLAAVLLIWNTIRTAIFARRREIEVMKLVGATDWFIRIPFMLEGLLHGVIGGALASGGLWIWNSQWTSGVEAFPENSGFAALVITDGYDKQVMLIMLAIGALAGAIGSGIAASRFLDV
- the ftsE gene encoding cell division ATP-binding protein FtsE, encoding MIRLENVTKSYSSDVIALKDASFDVAKGEFVFLVGPSGSGKSTLLRMLNRQERPERGAVWVAGRNIVDLPGGRVPLLRRNIGNIFQDYKLLLEKNVFENVAFAQEVIGRPKHVIKQQVPAVLDLVGLAGKEERLPNQLSGGEQQRVSIARAFVNRPLILLADEPTGNLDPATGEGIMRLLDRINKTGTTVVMATHDQRIVNTMRKRVIQLDRGIIVRDQARGVYE
- the prfB gene encoding peptide chain release factor 2 yields the protein MRDFTADIRDVQRRLDEAESYLSIADNRERFAVLEAEIADPALWDDQNRAKKLNGEYANLKDDLETFDSLATQIQDVEVLHELAREEDDESQEPEIENSIKAVSDKLDSLELRSLFTGEHDDADCIVQINAKDGGVDAQDFSEMLLRMYEKWCERRGFTISLNGVSEGQEAGIMSAEVTIQGRYAYGLMSAERGTHRLVRISPFDNQGRRQTSFAAVQVWPLLEDVDVEIDESDIEMQVFRASGAGGQHINKTSSAVRYIHHPTGLVASSQEERSQLQNRERAMGRLKSMIAAKAEEDRQAELDAIAGKQAQVGWGSQIRSYVMQPYQMVKDLRTEIETANVSAVFDGDIDQFIEGFLQNKRAHADDED